One Cryptomeria japonica chromosome 9, Sugi_1.0, whole genome shotgun sequence genomic window carries:
- the LOC131858628 gene encoding uncharacterized protein LOC131858628, which translates to MTVNDIVENDVRFASMLVGYKVYQSNKKNLVFGTAIFTAYQMLKENKREAVQKEREKNILKEEDAVKKQAKPIPPKQPKSKPIKSALAPNVQKLVPPPPKSKPTISIGGVEKRKKEKPTRQYTAPEEEKKLDEEVREEINKILGLAKENFRSKHRVNKIMIIRVYEVVKDTEGILRKILKENGYQVIPEKNDTQLEGHSSKDTSNPTIHVQTEVPQDQLTVQIDQVE; encoded by the exons ATGACAGTCaacgatatagttgagaatgatgtGAGATTCGCCTCAATGTTGGTGGGCTATAAAGTATATCAATCCAATAAGAAGAACTTAGTCTTCGGTACTGCAATATTCACTGCATATCAGATGCTGAAGGAGAATAAAAG AGAAGCAGTGCAAAAGGAAAGGGAGAAGAACATTCTAAAGGAGGAAGATGCGGTTAAGAAACAAGCTAAACCGATTCCTCCCAAGCAGCCCAAGTCCAAGCCTATAAAATCTGCACTTGCCCCCAATGTGCAAAAGTTGGTACCTCCTCCACCTAAGTCTAAACCAACAATATCTATCGGtggagtagagaaaaggaagaaggaaaagcCTACAAGACAATATACTGCACCAGAAGAGGAAAAAAAGTTGGATGAAGAGGTAAG AGAAGAAATAAATAAGATTTTGGGACTTGCAAAGGAAAACTTCCGAAGCAAGcatagagtaaataaaataatgatcaTAAGGGTATATGAAGTAGTGAAAGATACTGAAGgtattttgaggaaaattttgaaagaaaatggctATCAAGTTATTCCGGAGAAGAATGATACCCAATTAGAAGGACATTCAAGTAAAGACACTTCGAATCCGACAATCCATGTACAAACAGAAGTTCCACAGGATCAACTAACTGTACAAATTGATCAGGTTGAATAG